Genomic window (Pseudomonadota bacterium):
CTGTGGCTTAGTTTCATAGTTATGTTCTTCTTTGTGCCCATTTTTATTAGATTCATGCTCTGCTGTATTTTCTGTTTGCTCCGGCTTATGATCTGTTCGGTTATCTTCATGTTCCTTTTGTTCACAATTATCCAGGTTATCCAGAATCTTATCAACATCCCTCAATCTCGAAAGATTGTAAAGATTGATATAAAGTACTTCCAGCGAAATCCTGGGGAAAAAACCCTTTATCAGATCTTCAGACTTAAGCAGGTAGGTAAGCATATTCTGTATCTCATAGTATTCAATATCTTTGAGCATAAAGGTGATTTTATCATATTCCTCCTCGCCCATATGAATAAAGGGCGGCATGGCATCATAGACTTTTACTATCATGATGTTTCTGAGAAATGAAATAAGCCCTCCGTACAGATGATATGCATCATAACCTTCATTCAGCACCCTTCCGATTATTTCCAACCCCAGTTTCATATCCCCATCTATAATAGACTTTACAATATCGTACAACGTATCCTTTTCTATAACACCTATTATGCTTATTACATCTTTTTCGGTTATGCGGTTTCCACTGTATGCAATAATCTGGTCCAGAATAGATTCGGCATCCCTCATACTTCCATCAGCCTCTGTTGCTATATAACGGAATGCGCCTTCATCATATTCTACGCCTTCTGCCTTGCATACTTTTTTCATCTGTTCTACAATATCTTTCTCTGATATCCTTTTAAAATCAAATCTCTGACACCTTGACATGATTGTATAGGGGATCTTCTGGGGTTCTGTAGTAGCAAGGATAAAAATATTATTGCCTGGAGGTTCTTCAAGGGTCTTTAAAAAGGCATCTCTTGCCTGGGGCGTCAGCATGTGAGCTTCATCAAGGATATATAGTTTATACCTGCCTTTCATGGGCATGTATCTGACTGTCTCCGTCAATTCCCGTATGTCGTCTATCCCCCTTGTCGATGCAGCATCTATCTCCACTACATCTACGAAGCTTCCATTATCAATTGAAATACAGTTCTCGCAGACGCCGCATGGTTCTTCTTTTGGGCCATCAACGCAATTGACTGCCTTTGCGATAATCCTGGCCATAGAAGTTTTGCCCACACCTCTCGGACCGGTAAAAAGATATGCATGCGCAATTCTATTGAATTTTATAGAATTTTTTATTGTTGTAACTATATGGAGTTGGCCTATTACATCTTCAAGTCTTTTGGGTCTCCACCTTCGCGCTATAACTGTGTAATTCATCCGGATATGCCCTTTTTAGAATGTTGAATGATAAATGAAGAGCACGGAATGGAAAATGGAAAGTGGGGAATCCGTGATAAAAACTCATAACAATTATTAAATAGGAGCATTATGATTTCCATTTTTAACTTCAGATATTTCGTTCTTAATTCTGCATTTAAAAAACCAGGCTACCTGCGGCACACGGATTAGTTACTGCCGCTGCTTTCTTCCGAATCTGACGGGGTTCATAACCTCCACGTTGCGCAGGGCCTGGCGTATTTCATTGCTATTTCTGGGACACCCGCAGGCGGGCACCAGTTTCTCCCCTCCTACGGTACCAACTGTTTTAGCCGGGTACCCGTGGCTTACCAACTATCAAGAGCGATTACAAACATTACCCACGGGTGGCAGTCCCCTTCTCGCTCACTGCATGAGCCACATAGACTTTTTAGGATTTACCCTTGGGAATCTATGTTCTGTATACTTATTAATGGCGGAGAGACAGGGATTTGAACCCTGGGTACGCGTTTTAGCACGTACACACGATTTCCAGTCGTGCTCCTTCAGCCTCTCGGACATCTCTCCAGATAAAATTTTATACCATACTTATTAAAAGCTACACAAGGACTTTCAGAATATACAAAGGACTTATCAAAATGAAATACGAATATCTGATGTATATTACAGGTTTTGTATAAAAGGGTTTTTAAGCACTATTGTATTCTCTCTTTCAGGACCGGTTGAAATGATATCTATTTTAGCTTGAACAAGCTCTTCCAATCTCCTTAAATAGCTTTTTGCATTCGCCGGCAAATCACCATACTTCCTAATTCCCTTTAATGGGACTTCCCATCCGGGCACCTCTTCATAAACAGGCTTACATCCTGAAAAGGTGTGAACGTCCATCGGGGGTTCATCAAAAACCTTGTCTCCTATCTTATATTTCGTACATATCTTTATTTTCTCAAATCCATCAAGGACATCGAGTTTAGTTATACTGAGACCTGTAATCCCGTTAAGCTTAATTGCTTTCCTGGCAATCACAGCGTCAAACCAACCACACCTTCTCGGCCTTCCTGTCGTAGCACCATATTCACCGCCAAGCTCCCTTATTTTATCTCCTGTTTCATCCATCAATTCTGTTGGAAATGGACCTTCACCTACTCTTGTCGTATATGCCTTACATATACCGATTATAAAGTTTATGCATGTTGGCGGTACGCCTGTGCCTGAAGCGATATTTCCGGATACGGTGTTTGATGATGTAACGTAAGGGTACGTGCCATGGTCAATATCAAGATAAGTCCCCTGGGCACCTTCGAAGAGCATTTTTTTGTCTTTTTCTATACACTTGTGAAGAAAACTTACAGTATCAGCAGAGTATTTTTTAAGTAATTTTCGATATCCATCATATTTTTTTATAATATCCCTTGCTTTAAAAGGCTCATCCTTATAATATCTTTTTATTAAAAAGTTTTTTATTTCAAGGTTTTGTTTTACTTTTTCAGAAAATATTTTTTTATCAAACAGGTCAATTACCCTGATACCCATTCTGCTGACTTTATCCTCATATGCAGGGCCTATGCCTCTACCCGTTGTCCCTATTTTATTTTTAATCTTAGACTCTTTTAGCATATCCAGTTTCTTATGATACGGCATAATAAGGTGTGTCAGACCACTTACCATGAATTTCTTATCATCTTTCATATGGCCAGACGATTTCAGTTCATTTATCTCTTTTTCCAGCACCTCAGGATCCAGAACAACACCATTACCGATAATGCAATATTTTCCCTCATGCAATATGCCGGAAGGAACAAGGTGAAGTATTACTTTCTTGCCGCCTGCAACTATAGTATGTCCGGCGTTTGCTCCGCCCTGGAACCGTACTATGACATCAGCAAAACTGCTGAGCATATCTATAATTTTGCCCTTACCTTCATCACCCCATTGTACTCCTACTATTCCAACGCTTGGCATAAATGTTATTCTCCTGTATTATAATATTTTTTCACAGTAATCTTCTAATATACCATTGTACTAAAATCAAGCACAATATTCTCTCGGTCTCATACTGTCTTTGACATCCTTCGATACGATATGATATTATTACAATTCCTATAATTCAATCATTATAATTGCTTGTTTTATAAATGTTTACACCATGCAGGAGGAACCGATATGAAAAAAGTAGTAAAAAATAGATTTGATCTGCTCATAATTTTCACACTACTATCCTTTTTATTTTTTATTGGAATGGAATCTTTTGCTTTTGCCAGAGCTGGCGGGGGAAGATCATCAGGAAGCAGGGGCTTCAGTTCAGGAGGATCTTACCAAAGAAGCGCTCCATCCGGGACTTACCAGCAGCGTCAGCAGCAGGCTGCACCTCAAAGATCTCCGGTTCAGCAACCCGCTCCTTCATTCGGCAGGAGTCTGCTTTATGGTATAGGCGGCGGTCTTCTTGGAGGGATGATTGGCAGCATGCTTTTTGGAGGACGTGGCTATGCCGGTGGAGGCGGATGGGGCGGAGGCGGTGGATTCGGTTTTGGCGATCTTATTATTCTTTTGATCATCGGCGGTATAATTTATTTTGTATTCAAACGCTACCGGGCACGCAAACAGGAAATGTTGATGAGTACTACAGGGGCGGGTTATGCTTCTTCGCCCTCATATGGCTACAACGAATCTGCACCTGAGACATATGAACCACCAATGCAAGAGAATAACGTATCTCAGAACCTTCGTTATATAAAAGATATGGACCCATACTTTGACGAAAACAAATTCAAAGAACTCGCGGAAGATAATTTCTTTAAAATACAGGGGGCGTGGACAAAACGTGATTTGAGTGGTGTTGGAAACCTTCTTTCACCACAAATGTTTAACACATTTCAGAATGACGTAAACACATACATTGCAAATAAGCAGTTCAATCGTCTTGAAAACGTTGCAGTTCGACAGGTAGAGATAGTTGACGCTGCGCAGGATCAGGGCGAGGAATATATTACAGTAAAATTTCTTGCGAACCTGCTCGACTATACCATCGATGAAGTAAGCGGCCAGATAATATCGGGCAGTTCTATGGACCCGGTAAAATTTTGCGAATACTGGACCTTTAATAGAAAAATCGGCGACAAAAGTTGGGTTCTTGCCGGCATTACACAGGAGAAAGATTATTAATTAATCATCCCGCTGCAAACAACTGGGTATACATACCAATTCGGATTCATAGATAGAACATTGAATGCAGATTGATATCATCTGAAAGGAATAAAAAAAAAGGAGCGGACATGATCCGCTCCTTTTTTTTATTATATATATATTTTTACTTGTTGTATTCGTACCATCCGGCTCCTGTCTTTCTTCCAAGTCTTCCGATCTTTACCAGATTCTTCAGTTCCAGAGAAGATTCCCATTTCAGTTCAGCAGGTAACTCTTTTTTTAAATATTCATTAACATGCAAATTAATATCAAGGCCTGTAAGATCCATCAACTCAAAGGGCCCCATAGGGTAATTCAGACCAAGTTTTGCAGCCTTGTCGATATCTTCTTTTGTTGCAACACCCTGTTCGTAAAGTTTCATTGCTTCAATAAAGTGCGGTATCATAAGTCTGTTCACGATAAATGCTGGAATATCAATCTTTACTTCGACTCCTTCTTTGCCCATCTTCTTTGTCAGGTCGGCAGTTACTGCATATGTTGCATCACTGGTCAGATGGCCTCTTACGATTTCCACCAGTTTCATAAGCGGCACAGGATTAAAGAAATGCATACCAATAACTTTGTCCGGTCTCTTTGTTGCCGTTGCAATTTCGGTAATCGACATTGATGATGTGTTTGTTGAAAGTATTACATCTTTTCTGGTAATTTCATCCAGTTCTGCAAATACCTTTTTCTTTACATCCATTACTTCGATAATAACCTCAACGACAAAGTCCACGTCTTTGAGGTCTCCCATCTTGGTTGTACCTTTGATTCTTCCCATGACCTCATTCTTAGCCTCTGCAGTCATTTTTCCCTTTTCAACGCTCTTTGCAAGAAACTTATCGACGTTCTTTATACCGCTTTCTACGAACCTGTCTTCAATATCTCTCAGAATAACGTTGTAGCCTGCCTGAGCAGCTACCTGGGCAATTCCATTTCCCATAACGCCTGCGCCTAACACTCCAATAGTTTTGATTTCCATAAATTCCTCCGATTTGTTAATAAATTAAAAATTTCACATTTGGAATATTAACTGTTATTACAGGGAATAGTCAACTGTTTTGTATTCCTTACAATTAATTTATCAAATGATTTATATTCAAACAGCAAGATTAAAACCATGAAAAGACAGTATATGGAATTCTTTAAGCTTAAGATAATGGAGCTTCATGAGACGAGGTACGCTTTAGTTTTTTTTATTTTATTTTTTTCTTGACAAACAGTTTGCGTTTAATATATAAAACATATGTTTGATATAGAGAACAACTTATGGAATCTATTAACCCAAAAGGATTTAAGAGAGTGCCGGCTATCGACAAGTGTTTTACTCTTCTGGATCTGCTTGTTAAATCTAAAGAACCCATGGGAATCAGCGACATATCCGGGCGACTTGGCATCAATAAGAGCACGGTGTTCAACATCAGTCACACTCTTGTAGATCTCGATGTACTTGAGAATAGCCGTAACGGAAAATTTACCTTTGGTACACGCTTTTATATCTTGGCAAACATGGCTGGGAAGCGATCAACGCTACTACAGCTTGTGCGCCCTTACCTTGAACATATAAGCGAGAAAACGAATCTGTCTGTTTTCTTAGGACTTCGCTCTGATTGCCAGGCTATACTAATTGACAAAATAGATTCAGCTCACGGGATCAAAGTATCATCGGAAATAGGCACACAGATGCCAATCCTTGCAGGTGCCGGGATTAAGGCGATGTTATCCCAACTATCTGATGAGGTAATCGATGAGATTCTGGCTCGAACAGAACTGAAGCGATATACACCCTTATCCATTGTCGACAAGGATGTCTATAAAGAGGAGATCCTTGAAGTTCGTAAACAAGGTATAGCGTTTGACATAGGAGAATATATTGATGGGATGGTGGGTTTTGCCGTACCTGTCAAGACATATGGCAATAATGTTCAAGCTGCTATCTGGGCAGCTGGTCTGGTAGACCAGGTACCCGACTCGTCACGTTTGTGGCTTATAAGTTTGATGAAAAAGATTTGCGAAGATATTAATTGTCGATTACAGTGAGGATTTGAAAAATATGGACGGCCTGTATAGAACAATAATTTCAGGATGGGTAAGCGGTTCTCCTCTTAACAGGAGTGTGAAAGCATTCGTGTTTAAAAACACGAATTGCAGATTCCGCTATACAGTTCGTTTGACCTATGGCGGACAGTCCCGCATATCTGTTAAGTCATCTTTCGATAGCGAGCACAGCTCGCGAGAGGGGGAGTCTCCACGGGCTTTGCCCGAGGAGGGGGCGACGCGAGTCCCGGTAAATGATTAGAGGAGGGTAATACATGTATTTCAGGGTTTATTGTAACATAAAGGAGATCGAAGCCCCAGATATAGAAACTGCCGAGCAAATTCTAAAAGATTCGTTGCGAGAGGCTATTTGGTTGCTTCCAATCACAGATACTCCTGTAGCGCCTCCAGCAAGAGCACCTAAAACAGTTGAAGTAAAGGAAAAGAAAGGTGGACATGGTTCAATGACTGCGCGCCATTAGAAAATGCTGTGGAAGCACATGAAATATTAGCAGCCTGCGCAGCTGACATCAGGCTGCGAAGAGATATAGAGAGGTAATAAAATGAGGTATGCAGAGACAGGGTATAACTTAGAAATTGATTTGTCACGGGGAAGTATTGATAAGGTAGAGACCGATCCGAAAGATACGGCATTGTATCTGGGCGGTCATGCTATGAATGCGAAGATTCTATATGATCGAGTTCCTCCGGGCACCGATCCATGGTCTCCCGACAACCTGCTCATATTCGGCAACGGTCTGCTGAACGGCACATGTGTTCCCGGCGCTAACCGCGTCTCTGTTAATACTATTGCCCCGGTGAACGGATTTTTCGGGCATTCGCTTATGGGCGGATTTTTCGGGGCGGAAATGAAAATGGCCGGTTATGACAGAATAGTCATAAAGGGCGAGGCGCCCGACCTGGTCTATTTAGCGATACACGATGACAAAGTCGAGATCCGTGATGCCAGACATCTCCGTGGAAAAGGCATGGTTGATACTCAACGGATGATTCAGGAAGAGTTGAACGACAAAAGGGCCTGGGTGGCTGCCATTGGTCCAGCAGGTGAAAACAGGGTCATTATGGCCTCGATTGATTGCGGCAACTCGAGCGCCGCTCGAACCCCCGGACCGGTCATGGGAGCCAAAAAGTTGAAGGCAATTGCCATCCGCGGAACAAAAGACGTTAATCTTGCCCACCCTAATGAAATATGGGAGATGTGCTCACGCCTGAGAAAAGAACTTGATGCAAACCCGAATATCGGGGACTGGATGGCGACTGATGAAGAC
Coding sequences:
- the dnaX gene encoding DNA polymerase III subunit gamma/tau, which translates into the protein MNYTVIARRWRPKRLEDVIGQLHIVTTIKNSIKFNRIAHAYLFTGPRGVGKTSMARIIAKAVNCVDGPKEEPCGVCENCISIDNGSFVDVVEIDAASTRGIDDIRELTETVRYMPMKGRYKLYILDEAHMLTPQARDAFLKTLEEPPGNNIFILATTEPQKIPYTIMSRCQRFDFKRISEKDIVEQMKKVCKAEGVEYDEGAFRYIATEADGSMRDAESILDQIIAYSGNRITEKDVISIIGVIEKDTLYDIVKSIIDGDMKLGLEIIGRVLNEGYDAYHLYGGLISFLRNIMIVKVYDAMPPFIHMGEEEYDKITFMLKDIEYYEIQNMLTYLLKSEDLIKGFFPRISLEVLYINLYNLSRLRDVDKILDNLDNCEQKEHEDNRTDHKPEQTENTAEHESNKNGHKEEHNYETKPQGDLQDFVEYLRKKKPFIGSILENLDLKIEDENIIISLDKKYAFVKNDMNLKEEIKQHLKVFFGKDMGLNFRVSGEKRHLLEDYVKEAESLFKI
- a CDS encoding adenylosuccinate synthase, which encodes MPSVGIVGVQWGDEGKGKIIDMLSSFADVIVRFQGGANAGHTIVAGGKKVILHLVPSGILHEGKYCIIGNGVVLDPEVLEKEINELKSSGHMKDDKKFMVSGLTHLIMPYHKKLDMLKESKIKNKIGTTGRGIGPAYEDKVSRMGIRVIDLFDKKIFSEKVKQNLEIKNFLIKRYYKDEPFKARDIIKKYDGYRKLLKKYSADTVSFLHKCIEKDKKMLFEGAQGTYLDIDHGTYPYVTSSNTVSGNIASGTGVPPTCINFIIGICKAYTTRVGEGPFPTELMDETGDKIRELGGEYGATTGRPRRCGWFDAVIARKAIKLNGITGLSITKLDVLDGFEKIKICTKYKIGDKVFDEPPMDVHTFSGCKPVYEEVPGWEVPLKGIRKYGDLPANAKSYLRRLEELVQAKIDIISTGPERENTIVLKNPFIQNL
- a CDS encoding Tim44 domain-containing protein, with the translated sequence MKKVVKNRFDLLIIFTLLSFLFFIGMESFAFARAGGGRSSGSRGFSSGGSYQRSAPSGTYQQRQQQAAPQRSPVQQPAPSFGRSLLYGIGGGLLGGMIGSMLFGGRGYAGGGGWGGGGGFGFGDLIILLIIGGIIYFVFKRYRARKQEMLMSTTGAGYASSPSYGYNESAPETYEPPMQENNVSQNLRYIKDMDPYFDENKFKELAEDNFFKIQGAWTKRDLSGVGNLLSPQMFNTFQNDVNTYIANKQFNRLENVAVRQVEIVDAAQDQGEEYITVKFLANLLDYTIDEVSGQIISGSSMDPVKFCEYWTFNRKIGDKSWVLAGITQEKDY
- a CDS encoding 3-hydroxyacyl-CoA dehydrogenase NAD-binding domain-containing protein, encoding MEIKTIGVLGAGVMGNGIAQVAAQAGYNVILRDIEDRFVESGIKNVDKFLAKSVEKGKMTAEAKNEVMGRIKGTTKMGDLKDVDFVVEVIIEVMDVKKKVFAELDEITRKDVILSTNTSSMSITEIATATKRPDKVIGMHFFNPVPLMKLVEIVRGHLTSDATYAVTADLTKKMGKEGVEVKIDIPAFIVNRLMIPHFIEAMKLYEQGVATKEDIDKAAKLGLNYPMGPFELMDLTGLDINLHVNEYLKKELPAELKWESSLELKNLVKIGRLGRKTGAGWYEYNK
- a CDS encoding IclR family transcriptional regulator, with amino-acid sequence MESINPKGFKRVPAIDKCFTLLDLLVKSKEPMGISDISGRLGINKSTVFNISHTLVDLDVLENSRNGKFTFGTRFYILANMAGKRSTLLQLVRPYLEHISEKTNLSVFLGLRSDCQAILIDKIDSAHGIKVSSEIGTQMPILAGAGIKAMLSQLSDEVIDEILARTELKRYTPLSIVDKDVYKEEILEVRKQGIAFDIGEYIDGMVGFAVPVKTYGNNVQAAIWAAGLVDQVPDSSRLWLISLMKKICEDINCRLQ